The Canis lupus familiaris isolate Mischka breed German Shepherd chromosome 5, alternate assembly UU_Cfam_GSD_1.0, whole genome shotgun sequence region cagagggagaagcaggctccatgcactgggagcctgacgtgggattcgatcccgggtctctaggatcgcgccctgggccaaaggcaggcgctaaaccgctgcgccacccagggttccaataaataaaatcttaaaaaaaaaaaaaaaaaaagaattcagttgCTTACTGCACTCACCACACCACAGGTGCTCATGGCTCCCCTGCTGAGAAGCCGGAAGAAGAACATTCCAGCATCACAGGCAGTTGTACTGACATGCTAGTCCAGACAGAAAATATTCGAACCACTCTGGACAGTTTCCATGCTAATGTGTAGACTCCTTGTGGAAGCAGGTTCCCTAAAGATTTATGTCATGTGCTTCGCTGTATTTCAAATAGCACCAAAACAGCACAACCTAGTGATCATAAATTGAGGCCACGACCCTCACTTCAGCATCTGACAATCACAAATACCTTTTATAACAATACCTGGATTTAAATTcttgttcttaaaaaatataaaataaaataaaataaaataaaataaataaaataaaataaaataaaataaataaaataaaataaataaataaataaaataaataaaataaaataaaataaataaaataaataaataaaataaataaataaataaaataaaataaaataaaataaataaaataaaataaaataaaataaaataaaaccttgttCTTTGCAAATTACCTGGACATGTTTCATCTCTCGGGAAGCTACTATGCTTACCTGAAAGTCACAGGAGAAATTTTACCCATGAGGGCATAGGCCGTGACACTCTGTAGGTGGAACAGAACACCATCCATCAGCAGCAACAACACGACATCCTGGCTGTAACTGAAGCTCTTCCCACTTCTGCCGATCACTGGCAAGTCCTATGTGCCAGAACAAAAACAATGCTCTGCTGGGGCCAGTCTTCCTTTCACTGCTCACCCACAGAAAAGAGTGGGGTCACAGGTACCTAGTAATCTGGGTAAACTGTTGTTGAGGAGTGCTCTGAAAATAGCCTTCTGGGGTGACAACCAAACAGCATCTACCAACATTCtaaacatgcatatacacatggcCAGTAAGCACACGAGAAGGTGCTcgacatcactgatcatcagggaaataaaaaccaacaGCGCAACAGAAGACTatctcacacccattaggatggctaccaccaaaactgaaagaacagaaatgacAAGTGCAGGCAAGATTGTAGGGCAGTTGCagccctcgtgcactgttggcaggaagGAAACATGGTGctgctactttggaaaacagtttggttggtcttcaaaaagttaaacagagaaCTACTGCAAAAACCAGCAACCCTACTTCTGGATATAAGCCCAAAAGAACTAAGCAGTGTCTTATATGCATGCTCACATTCACAGCAGGACTTTTCACCagagccaaaatgtggaagcaacccaggtgtccattgatGGGTGGACAAACAGAACATGGCCCAACAACACAGGGAATGGTCCTcagtcttaaaaagaaggaagtgctgagaacacctggatggctcagcggatgagcgtctgcctttggctcagggcatgatcctggagtcccgggatcaagtcccacatccggcttcctgcatgaagcctgcttctccctctgcttgtgtctctgcctctgtgtgtctctcatgaataaataaaatcttaaaaagaaaaaatgaaggaagtgCTGACACCTTCTACGTGGATGGTCCTTGAGGACAACATGCTCAGTGACATAAGCCAGTCCCCAGAGGACAAATCCCACAGGATTCTACTTGTCTGAAGGACCTGTATCCTTACGGATCCAACTACAGTGTaggtgctgggggctgggccgGGGGTGAAGGAGCTCAGAACacaaatatgccactttggcatcaGGATTACTTTGGTCTGAAGACCcttaaaaacagcaagaggaaaaaaaaaaaaaaccagcaagaGCAAGAAGGGCTCTGACCTCCCTTTTTCTCCCCGAGAAGCAGGAGACAGGACCCCGTGGAGGACGCCCATGCAGTGGgaggaaaaatatacatacactcACTGCCAGAGACGGAGAGTTGGGCGGGCCCTGCTAATGTTGTCCCCATCTGCCTGCAGCCAGCACGCCACCGCCCTCCTGcagtcccctctccctgctcagcctgcagGTGAGCACACAGGCTTGCTGTGCCCCTCTGGATCTCGGATTCCTCGGGGCCCCGTGTCATGTGAAGCTTATGTTAAATCAGTCTGGGGGATCGTCCCCACTTAATGGCCCCGCCAGGGACCCTAACAGGGACAAGCAGAGTCTCGCCTCCCCCAAGAGGGAAATGGGAAGCTACTGTTTCATGGGGACACAGTGAAAGTCTACAAACAGATGGTGATGGTGATTATACAACAATGTGGACATATTtgatgtacactttaaaatggttggaatggtgaattttatgtttatgtacattttaccaataaaaatattttcaggtatGCACATTCTTTCAATCAATTGTTCCAATTCCAAAAATGTATCCTACAGAAACAATCTCATCTGCTAACGACATAACACAAGAAACTCCTTGTTCTGTATGAAATGCACCAAGCAGTCAGGTGTCTGTTGATGGGGCAGTGACAAATCAGGGCACAGCCACACTTCGGAACACAGACAAAGGACAAAACAGCCCAGTTctgtttgtgtttaaaaaaaaaaaaaaaaagatctcttttaTAACACTAGTGGAATCATActacatacatgtatatttgaGTATGTTTCTAGCCATGTAGACAGGTCTGGAAGGGAACTTTGTAGGAAGGAGTGGGTCCAGGAGAGATCAGGAGACAGACTTTCTTGTTTATATACTCCTGCCCGTTCATTGCTCTATAGCTAGGCacatgttatgttatgttatgttacgttacgttattttattatttttttgcacatgttattttaaaatagaaataaacagggatccctgggtggcgcagcggtttagcacctgcctttggcccagggcgcgatcctagagacccgggatcgaatcccacgtcgggctcccagtgcatggagcctgcttctccctctgtctatgtctctgcctctctctctctctttctctgtgactatcataaataataataataaaaaaaatagaaataaacaagtCTAGAAACCCTCACACAAAAATTTCAGGAAACTCCCACAGCTACAGATTGGCCTCTACATGCACAAGCCCATGTCAGAGACCCGTACAAGGTTTGGCTTCCActttctctgcctttgcctcaaggGCACATTGCTGACACTTTGTGAATGATGCAGCAAAGCCATGACACCAAGGAGCTATCCACATGACCTGGAAAGTTAAAGCGTCCTGCTCCCAAGTCACTATCACTACAGGTAAACAGCAGCCCAGGCGCCAGGTGGTGTCCTGACACTCACCATGAAGAAGATCCAGGCGGGAACCAGCATGGCCACGGCTGCGGCACTGGTGTAGAACTGCAGCTCTGCCGCCCTGCAGGGGCAACACAGGGACCTGAGGGCCTCTCTCCATGGCAGAGGCCAGGCCTCCAGCAGGCAGCTCTAGAATACCCAGTGCGTGACAAGTTTGTTTTGTcgtgggggacagggagggccTGTGTGTGATGGCCAGTCTGCGTGGCTACCGCAGATTAAAAGGCAGCTGGAAACATAAGGggtttttcttccaagtttccacaaagtacttttatttatttattcttcaaagtttcttttcttttttcttttagtaatctctgcacccaacatggggctcaaactcacacccTGCAACCAAGAGTCGCCTGTTCCTCCGACTGGGCCAGCCAAGCACCCCCTccaaaaagtagttttaaaagccatttaagCCCAAGTGGGAAAAGTGTCAGGTCTACGTGGATTCTGAAAGCTCAAAGGGGCAAAAGGTCCTCTCAGGCCTAAAAGTTGGGGAGTTTCATGGGCTAACAATACTTACGAGAACCTGTATTTGTCCCCGCTCAGgagtttttttgaaaaaacattttgcaaactagaataaagaaaagaagaggttaGCTGGCGATGCAAGAAGTTAGCGTGGACCTCAAAGGGACCTCGTGTCTGCCTCCTTCTAAGCAATGATGGCCCTGCATGTCTGCTAGGAGCCAGGCCATCCTGGAGATATCCTGGGTGTTGTTTCACTGTGAGGGGGACTCCATGAATGGCCCCCTTTACAGAAGGGTAAACTGAGGTACTCAGAGATTGAGTGATGTGCCTGAGGTCACCCAGATCTTAGGCGTCAGAGAATCCTGACCGAAGTGCTGCATAAAACCTCACCTTGAGCCAAGAGTCCCCAAAAATCAGTAACTGCCACAGGCTGGGCACCTGAGGACTCAACACGtggaaaaaagtgaacaaaacagtCTAAGCTCATGAAGACACCAGTGAAAAAACAATGGACAAAATTCCTGAACGGAACAGACAAACCACAGGGGAAATACACACGTGGCCAACGAGAAAATGAAACAGCACTTAGCTTCCTCAGGAACCAAAGGGCTTGTCACTTCCCCTAGGGACTCTGTTCTCTGGACTCTAGAAGCAgaggtttgtttcattttgttttgatgcAAAAACTTTATTGAGGACCAGAAAAGACTAAAGCCCTCACTAAGGAACTAGAAATCAAAACAATCTTGTGGGCAACCCTGGCAGCATGGCTCAAGGGCCCTTGTGGATGCTCACAGGCTCTGTCTCTCTGATGGGCATTTACCCTGCACAGCGTCAGAAACTCCAGTGGAGCTCATGTGAAGAGACACTCCCTGCACATGTAGGCAAGGAGTCACTAATTTGCAGGAGGCAATCATAAGGCTAAGGTTTCTGAGAGCCCCTGGTGCCAGCATGGGATGCTCACAGGACCACACAGAGGGAGCAGAGCCAGGCACAGGCTGAATGCATGATGAGGCTGTATTAGATTTCTAGGAGCTACAAATACAGGGGGAAAAAGCCAGGAAGGAAATACATctaaatgtcaaaaatgaaattaaaggtgacttttaaattttcacttggCCCTAGTATTGAAAACCTCAGGGTGAGCCTGTCTGACTTAAACAGGAAAGCAATAATAAACACCCATGTGGCTGTTTCCTCTCTTTCCCAGAAACAGGAGACCTAGAAGCTATCACTACTTCTCGAAGAGTAGGGCTAGCCACGGCCTCAGCGTGGACCTCATCACCATGGCCTATACAGGATACAGAATGGCTGCTCTCAAGAATCCAAAGAGCAACCGAGAACGTAACATATGTCCCCTTCTGCTGCAGGACAAGGAACCTCCCAGGTGGTGCCTTTCGTCTGGCACTTGACACTGGCTGCCCCTATGGGCACGGCCTCTCATGGCCCTGGCATGGACCAGAAAGTGCCCCTTTGTTCTAGGCATCGGACGGCCTCTTCCCCTTTGTTTAGCTGAACGTAGAGGCATTTCCCCACAAGGGCATTCGGCATTTGTTAGTTAACCATGTCCCTGCAATGAGTCTTTTTAATACTAAGACCACATGTTGTCAAattctagttgtttttttgtttttgtttttttttgagaaaaggtTACCTTATTGGGATATGAGGCATTTGGTATTTAGGAAAAGGCAGCATCAGATGTGTCCAGCTTTGAACTGTGAGATGTAATTCTGGGTTAATATGAACTTAAATGTCCACCATCCCGATAACACCATGTGTCCCCATGCTCTTCCTGACTCACCAGTCCATGATGTTAGTGGACAATGCAGCCGAAAACCCCAGGACATTGAAGCTTATCTCTGTGGCCGTGCACAGTGCCAGGCCTCCCATGACAGGGATGAGGGAGAGGTTGACCAGCAGCCCTAGAAAGgacaaaatacacaaaagagaTGTGGTGGTCAGTCTTCCTGCTGCAAAATCTCTTCTGGGCACCAAGGCCATCTTCATACCCCTCATGGAAGCTGCTAATTCCACTTTCATTCAAAAACAAGCAGCTTCCGAGTCTTTACACTAGAGGGAAATTACAACACATCAACGTCCATACCCGCAATAAGCTCGCCACCATCTCCCAGGCCAGTAGACTTGTGAGGCCTTTCTCCATGAGGTGTGTCTGCTGGGTCCACGGGCAAGATGCATAAGCCGGGGGACCCTGAGCCCTGCCTGGCCGGGCATCACAGAAATTCGCTTGAGAATGAGGAGGGTGGACAAGCAGTCTCCAGACCAGTCTGTCCAAAAgggggagccaggggtgggggcagtttCATGGCCTGGTGTACGGAGTCCCCCACCACAATCTGCAATCTATGTGGAGAttatttctctgcctcattctgaAATCCAAGGAACAAACTCGAcacaaaaggttaaaaatgtcattgaggggcacctgggtggctcagtgattgagtgtctgactttggttcagggcgtgatcccggggtcctgggatcgagtcccacattgggctcttcacaggagcctgcttctccctctgcctgtgtctctgcctctctctgtgtctctcattaataaataaataaaatcttaaaaaaaaaaatctttgtaaaaaaaagtcCATTGAGCAGGACGGAACAGCACTCACTTTGGAAACAGGATACTGGGCCTCTGGTTGCTTCAGTTTCAGATACTATTTAGTTTACTGTGAAATTCAAAGTAGACGAGGGAAAGAGTCTTCCATGTTAGAGTTCCACTCTGACCTTTGGAGACAATGGCCACCTCCTGGCACAGGACAGTGCTGTTCAGACCCAGGTCTCTAGGGAGCCACCAGCACACTGAGAAGCAGCCCCCAGGCCTATGCAGTTGCCAGGCTGAGAGCTGAAGGAAGGGAACCTGGCATGTTGAGCACTCTGCCTGTGAGCCCCGCCTCGGTTCTCTAGCATGTGGTCTTGTCCTCCAGCCCGCCAAAAATGTCTGTTTCATGATGGACTGTATGTGTGAAAACTCAGAGAACAGGAGGCTACAAGTGCTGTTTTGCCCTTAGGAAGGACTTGCTTTTGCAGTTGGGAGGTATCCATGGGTGTGGGCatgctcagggccctgggatagagtccaagGCTCTGCTGGGTGTCCCCCTGACAGGCCCCACATAGACTGCAGATTGTGGTGGGAGACTCCCTACACCAGGGCATGTTCACAAAATGTGAACCATCCACCTTGGAGAGGTGAGCCCCAGTACCATGCTGTTGCTGAAAGAACCCCCTACCCAAGGGGGAAGAGGCGCTGGGGCCAGAGGAACACTCACCCGTGTACTCCCCCAGGATCATCCGGGACATAATCACAGTGAAAATGGGAGCAGAGCTCTTCACTGTCTCAGCAAATGAAACCGCCACGTTTTTCAGGCTGACCAGACCCAAAACCACTGTTGCAAAcctaaaaataagccaaaaagtGTCAGTGGGACAGAAGATCCAGCTGCCCGCCCCCCTCCTTGCTTCCCCTGGGGAGTCCTAGGTGCACCCCTGCAAACTGTGGGGTGCTGCTCCATGTCCCCAGAGTGGCGGGCCCATTGAAATGAAGGGCATCACTCTCAAAACATTATTAAATTAGACTCATGACTTCCAGAAAGAAATCTGATTGCATTCAGATCCACAAAACCAATACATTTGTTGTCCTAAAATCCAGACAGCTCTTATGACTACATAAAGTCCACAACAGAAACATGCCTGTGATCACGTGGTTGTAGAGTCAGTCCACTGGCCTCCCACTCCTAGCGAGGCCAAGACATTCCATGCAACACACAACTGGAACATCAGATTCCTTACCTCATTAGACCCACGAACAGCATGATCATAATGAAATTGGGTGGATAAGAAAGGCGGGTTTTGTGTTGATATAAACAGCaaggaacaaatattttaatgcatcCAATGAACGTAGTTGACAACATCTGCACTGCAcctgaaggagggagaggagagcgtGTGAACTCCCTTCCTAGCGTGTAGGCAGACGGAGCATGCGGTTCTGCACCCAGACACATCCGACACCCCGACCCATAGCCCCTCCTTCCCAAGGACCAATTCATGCAACCAGCCCTGCCCTGCAAGTCCCAGGAGCCTGGCCTTGACCCCTGGAAGGTGGGCCCTGTGTTACCTACCTAGCATGCTGGGCTCCCCTTCCAGCAAGGACAGGATGTACTTGTTGAGAAAAAGGGTACAGAAGCTGAAGAAGAACCACAGCGTGAGGTACAGCAGAGCCCGCGAGCTCCACACGCCCAGGTCCGACTCTATGACCGTGGTCTCCGTGATGGTTATGGTGAGCACATTCTCCTCAGGGGCTCCCTCGCCCCTGGCGAAAACAATCTTCTCACTGCGGTGGCCAAAGAGAGACCCCCAGGCAAGGAGCGGCCTTCCCTTGGGCTTGTCCTCGGGGCCGGGGACCAGCTCTGCCAGTGCCAGTGATTTGGCTGAGGCCGACATGCTTGTCTCCTCAAGGCCAAGGGCAGCATGAGTTAGGCTGACTCTGGGGTGAGGACCTGCAGGGACAGAGCATGGACTGTGACTTGCCCTCCCAAGCCATAAGGAAAGCGCAGTACTCACTGTGAACATCTTAACATCCTCAAAAGTTGTAACCACCAATTTGGAGTAACTGCAAACGTGGaattttggctttcttttcacatctGTGTGAAAGCATCCTGTGCTGGGAGGAAGGACCCCAATGGCAACCATCTCCACTGCCTGAGGTGCTGAGAACCACAGCCTCCACCAGCTGCCCTTCCTTACCTGCCCACTGTCTGCAGACCCCAGGATGCCCCCCTGCAGGCCGCCAAACCCCCAGGCTCCTGAGGCCACCCCAGGGGCTGCACACCTTCCCACTGGTTCCCAGAGGATAGGCCACACCCAGGCCGCCGGTGGGTCTTGGTGCCAAATGGATACCCTTGCTGCTCTCCCACGCCCTTACCTGACTGTTCATATACacgtatatttttaaagattttatttatttattcatgagagacacagagagaggcagagacacaggcagagacagaagcaggctccccgtggggagcccgatataggactcgatcccaggctcccatggggagcctgatatgggactcgatcccaggaccctgggacaatGATGTGAGcagaagacaggtgctcaactgctgagccacccaggcaccctgactgTTCATATATTAACCAGTTCTATTTGTTTCCACCTGAAATTGATCAGTTTTTCTCACagtatcttgttcttttttaactaaataaaaaaaatttttttttacagtaatctCGACACctaacatagggctcaaactcatggtctcaggatcaggAGTCGTATGCTCTTTCAACCAGGCCGGCTAGGGGGCCCCTGTGTTTCGTTCTTTCCTGATCTTTTGGTTCCTTCTTACATCTTCTGTTCTATGTTCTCTGACAGTTCCTTACCCGAGACCTTAGTAGCACCACCCTGATTCTCTGTGTGTCAGTGGGCTCCAGCCCCGGGGGTCACATGACAATCACTTCTAGCAGATCACGTTGTGTGGGGCCACTGTCCACCCTGGGCCCAGGGTGAGGGTTTGGGGTCCGCCTCTGTCACATGCCCTAAAAGTGTCTACTTTCTAGACAAAACCTGCAGCATACCAAACCCCTAGCGACTGGTCTCAGACCTGTGGTAGCAGCTTCTTAAGTGAGCCTCCGTCCTTTTTCCTAAGATCACAGGCTTAATCAGATCCAGCTTCTCCCATGGCGGCCAGGCAAGTCCTCTGTGACAACTGCCTGCCCCCATCTCAGGAGGGCCAGagtcccacctcctcccccagtgACTTCAAACCTGAGTCCCTAGCAAGCCTCCTGTTCCCACAGCTTCTGATGTCTGTGTGTTTCCTCTTGCCCATGATACATCTAAAAGAATCTCCATCACACTGCATCCCTGACTCCACGGTGTGTAGCATGAGGCATCTAGGTGCTAAGCTGGCTGCACCACTAGCAGGGGCTTGGCAGCTCCTCTCTTGTAGGCTGGCACCTCCAGCAGGACCTCCCTTGGCAGCTCAGCCTGCCCGCTCTGCTGCTCTgctgttcatcttttttttttttttttaagattttatttatttattcatgagagatacacagagagagagagaggggcagagacataggcagagggagaagcaggctccatgcaggaagcctgatgtggaactctatcccaggtctccaggatcaggccctgggctgaaggtggcgctaaaccgctgagtcacctgggctgccctctgatg contains the following coding sequences:
- the LOC489590 gene encoding solute carrier family 35 member E2A isoform X2; this encodes MSASAKSLALAELVPGPEDKPKGRPLLAWGSLFGHRSEKIVFARGEGAPEENVLTITITETTVIESDLGVWSSRALLYLTLWFFFSFCTLFLNKYILSLLEGEPSMLGAVQMLSTTFIGCIKIFVPCCLYQHKTRLSYPPNFIMIMLFVGLMRFATVVLGLVSLKNVAVSFAETVKSSAPIFTVIMSRMILGEYTGLLVNLSLIPVMGGLALCTATEISFNVLGFSAALSTNIMDCLQNVFSKKLLSGDKYRFSAAELQFYTSAAAVAMLVPAWIFFMDLPVIGRSGKSFSYSQDVVLLLLMDGVLFHLQSVTAYALMGKISPVTFSVASTVKHALSIWLSIIVFGNRVTSLSAIGTILVTAGVLLYNKAKQRQREAMQSLAVATSRTPEDEGEPLTSKDPRPHH
- the LOC489590 gene encoding solute carrier family 35 member E2A isoform X1, whose translation is MASWVPAWCPVTLLPLACLPLPGAPGNCPSPTGSPSQQTTGVTRSRTQRAGPASWPTCLKYPRLLLGDPVLSWSFLRASGPHPRVSLTHAALGLEETSMSASAKSLALAELVPGPEDKPKGRPLLAWGSLFGHRSEKIVFARGEGAPEENVLTITITETTVIESDLGVWSSRALLYLTLWFFFSFCTLFLNKYILSLLEGEPSMLGAVQMLSTTFIGCIKIFVPCCLYQHKTRLSYPPNFIMIMLFVGLMRFATVVLGLVSLKNVAVSFAETVKSSAPIFTVIMSRMILGEYTGLLVNLSLIPVMGGLALCTATEISFNVLGFSAALSTNIMDCLQNVFSKKLLSGDKYRFSAAELQFYTSAAAVAMLVPAWIFFMDLPVIGRSGKSFSYSQDVVLLLLMDGVLFHLQSVTAYALMGKISPVTFSVASTVKHALSIWLSIIVFGNRVTSLSAIGTILVTAGVLLYNKAKQRQREAMQSLAVATSRTPEDEGEPLTSKDPRPHH